Part of the Vigna angularis cultivar LongXiaoDou No.4 chromosome 1, ASM1680809v1, whole genome shotgun sequence genome, CACCTCTAGCCAAACACAAGGGCATGCTGTGCTTTATTTTACTTGATAAAGTGAATAATGAAATGCTATTTGTTGTCTGAGTGATATCCTCAATAgcttgtttttaaaagtaatactCGGGGTAAGGTTTTGACTAGAATGGTTGAGATGTTATTAACCTAGTTAGTATCAGTACTCATGCAATGCAAGTTTTTGAAAGTTTATTCCTTAAGTATACAGTCCTTTTAGACACCAGTTTATTTGAGTCTACTTGAAGGTTCCTATAGTAGGTATTTTAGCATAGTTGGGTGGGAAAAAAATACTCTCCGGTTGGCTCTCCTACTTCTCTAGGATGTTTATCTAAACATAATTTCTATCGATAAGGGGTTTAATTTTTCTCAAACTAACAAAAACAGAGTGATGACAAGAGTCCTTTCTGCTTTCACcgaaaaatagttaataaaagtCAGTTATTTTTGTACATCTGTTCAGACGGATACCTTATTCTCTCGTTAATCTTATTATTCTCCTCCcatataaatatcttttatttaaaaaataaccttTAAAGTATATGACATCATTTTAATATCTATTGCTGTGGTTATTGTACTTGATTCAGGAACTGCGAAGGAGCAAATTATTGTTGTGTTATAAGGACATGGTATGTCACATCTATATTGTTTAGTTTCAATCGGGAGCCATTGATATATTTGTACTAGCAAAGAAATGTAACGGCATATTTTGACATGTATTAATTACATAAGCTGCTTGATGGACTAAAATTCATTGTTGAGGCCATATAATTTTAGTCAATGAATTCCAAATTTTTGTTCAATATTCTAGTGACTCTTTAACATATCTGTGCTTAATAAATATAGCTGTCACATACGCATGGTTAAAGTAGGCGATTGTTTTACTTAAAAATGCTGattgtatttatgttttatttttatttttatttttttgtaacttCAGGTGGGTATTGTAAGTGACATGATCAATGTTAGCAGATCGATGAAGTGTTTCTTCAAAGGATCAAGCAGTAGTCCTCTGTTACAGTTTTCTTATAACTCTGCAGACCAGAGTGACTTTGGAGATGCTGGAGATGGTGGTGGAATTCCAgtatttacattttattcaatCACTTCACATGGTATGGCAATATTTGCTGAATAAGTAATTGATAGTTTATACAGCTACCCAGTTGTTGAGACAATTTGCCAGTAATTTTCCCAgttccttcattttttttctgaatataTTTTCACATGAGGACGTAATTCTTATATCTTGCTAATAATAAGTATTCATCGTAGAATCTTTTAATCCTCAGAGGGAATATTGATTTCATTTTAAGCATTATATACTTACTAACCACAGAGTAAGTTTATGGGGATGTTGCAACAATGAGACTGTATTTCGCAATTTTTCCTATTAAATTGGATAAAGATTGTGATATAATCCAATAAAGGggaagagaaattttcagaatgcatacttttttctttctgataGAGTTGTCAGCTGTTAGTACTATGCATTGTTAGTCAATCATTGAGGGTTTAAGTTtagcttaaatatttttaaggtttaGCCTGAATATTATAGAATTTTTCAAATTGTCTCGAGGAGTTATTCCAAATCTGAAAATAATTCAACGATAACAATGTTTCTTCCACCAAAAAATCAATTCATATCTTTTACTTTCTCTCTATGTAACTAAACCGTAAGGGAGATAATAGTGTGACGCGTTACCTGAAGATTATTCATGTCAATTATGCTAAAATTGCAAGGTTTGAAATCGCAGAGAAATTTGCTGTGGAATTGGTTCAGATGTTTAGGCTGGAACTGTGTTTGAAGGTGAATTGCAATTTctgcaaaaatattttcattatatatttgattCCTAACTTTGTTCTTACTGGGAAACTTGCATCAAATGGGCAGCGATTACTTGTTCTTGAATTTATGTCCATTGGTTATGACACTTCAGAGGTAAAACAATTGCACTGGTCAACTCAGCTTTATGACGATGAATTCAAAGATTTGACAGACTGCAATCTGTACTGTGAAGTGACTCATGAACCAGTTCCACCAAGTTTCAGGGATGGGAAGTCTGACATTGCCTCTTTAAGATTTGACAACCAACCCAATCCTGAGATTTTACAGGTATTTAATACCACGTTTGCTTTTGAATTCATTTACATTTGaggtttaaatatataaaattgatttatttccATCATTTAGAAACTGCACTACGATCTGGAAATCTAAATTAGAATATGATACATTAGCCGAACTGTAAATCTATTTTAATTAGACTAAATTAGTTTTGGGGCGGAGAGGGATGTAAGCTAACATGATAAGAGTCCGGTGCGATTTTAGTAAATGCCGTAAGTCTTCGCAAGGGTTCATTCGCAGTTTCTTATATACTGGAGTTTCCCATCTCTCTCTGATTGAAGAAACAATGTAATGTCGGAAATAAATTTGTGCAGttactaaaattgaaaaaaaaaatgaaaagcaaGTTTGTAAGTCGATGACGTAAGAATACTGTGAATGAATACTTATGCCACTTGGAGCAGAACATGTTTTTGCTATTTTATGCGTAATATAAGTTTCCTtcttataatatgatattttctaaatatattgtACATAACAGGTTTATTTAACAACATGGCTTGCAGAGGCAAACGTAGACACTCTCAAGTAAGATTGCGACGAAGTTCATATATGTAGTTCATGAATCTGTTTATCAGTGTCTAAAATGCTTCTAATCTCCCCCACCCTCTCCTTTCCCTCTTTAATTAGAGTGAATGAGATATTTACAGTGGTTGGCGAGGAAATGCATGTTAGCATTGTTTAAAGCTGCCGTCAACAGGAATGAGTCTTTAACATTGAGTGACATTCTTTTTAGACGTTTTCATAGTTGACCATGCGAAAAGAGTGGTAAGAGTTGCTTATTGCTTGCTGTTGctgttaaaaatgataattttagaTGACTAATTTTAGTCTCACAACACTAACAAATTGTGGACAGACAGGATCTTCATATGTGGATGAAATTTGTTCAAAGGAAAAATTAGCAGAATTGGTGTCTGCATATAGATAATATGCTCAATATATTGCAAATATGAGGGAGGTACTAAACTATTTTTCTATGGCGAATTTATTTTCCCCTTTAAACCCTCTAGGAAAGTTTATACATTTTGAATGTTATAACTGTATAGTTGGAAAGAACCCACAGACAACAACGATTGGGTTTGGCTATTTGGATTTTGAACTGGGTTAACTGATATGGTCCAAAAAGCTGTtatgaagaagaaatatatttaaataaaatgttggCCGAAAATTAACTTCAAAAGTATGTCGTCAATcagtttaattttttcttttaaaaattgaaatttgtaaactgttgtgtttgtttattatattatagatgtAAAGTGATTAGAAGCAGGGTGTTTTGGTTGCTTTCTGAAGAAACAATGGATAACTGTCAGTGTTGTATATATATGTTTGCTTTCCAGCTTTGTCTTTTGGCATCTTCCCTTGGATGTGCGCAAGTGCGATTGGTTGAAAACATAGTACAAGTTCATTTGCGTGGTAAAAGGACGAATTTTGTCGCTGTCAAGGTCCGAGTTCATTTATTATTAGGATGATGACTTTCATGCATTCGCTGATATGAATGGTCAATTCATAATAGCATCCCAAGACGTTGACCAATccaatttttcaataatttttttccacAATTAATGGAAACTAAGCTGTCACTGCTGAAAGATAATAACTTTAATCATGATATGATACTTTGGACCACTTTAGAAATATATGGATCAGCACCCGCCGGCGGTTCGCATCATATGTCCAACAAATAAAATACGTCGAACACAGGAAACATGCGCTGAATTTTTGGGACAACTGAATGAGAAACTTAAAAGTTCAAAATCTTAAATGGAACGAAAGATGCTTACGAGTGCGAATAAAACTGAAACTCAGGCCACGCACATATTAAATTCTACATATGAATCAGACAATCGACCCATATGATTTAGAACATGAAATATACAGCCTATGGTATTTTTTTGCTCAGATATTTCACTAAGTACTGaggttatattatattagtacATACATATAAAGGAAGATGATTTAGAATTGGaattatagaaataattaaagaaCCAGTTTAAGATCTTATGTTctttaaagaaaacaattaaacattGAACAGCTCATGCTTAAAGTAATCAGCTAAAAACGAGCCAAATGGTATGATTAAAACTAAGTAAACTGCATATcttatcttaatatatatacaaaaggCTTGGAACCTGAAAACCAAGGTAAAAGATAACTAGATTGCGAAGATCTagacatacatacatacattcatataTAGATTGAAAAGATCTAACAGCCTCCATGGTTGGGGAGGCAATCTAGTACCATTCTTCTCCTACACTGCCAGTTGTATGGTTCTATGGCGATGAAGTGCAATAATATAAGTTGAAAGAAAACGGACCATAAACAGGATGTTGCGGAGACAACTGACCAAGAAAGAtggaaaaatgaattaattaattatcaaaGTGAAAGACATTGTACCCTGTCTGGGAGATTTCTAGGCATTGGAACTGCGGTAACATATTTCTGGGGGAATGATTTTTGAGCATTTGCAGTTGAATCAGATGATGAGGTTTCTGCCCCATCATTTTGCCCCCGACCATGGAACTTGGCAAATCGATTGATCACAGAAAATCTTTCTAAATCCTGACATTCCAATCTCAAGTCCAAAATTGAGGCTCTGCTATCCAATCTgcataatcaatataaaaattgttaaaaaaataagcaAAAGGATCGAAAAACCAAAGCAACAGACAGAGagaaaataataaccaaaacttaaaaacaaagcAGTATATGTGTATGAGATATTGCAGATATCATCATTAccaagaaaaaccaaaaaatagGTGGTGCATActgttatataaaaaagtttagtaAATTTACAGTCCATCAGGAGAGGCATGTTAATAtcattgatataattttttttcttctatgctTTCTAATCTTGCAATTTACATGAGATGAGATACATGTTTAAAAGTTCAGAAACTGAAAACTTCTACCATCATAAACACACTTGGTTTTTTCTACACTAACAATAGAAATATGAACCTTTCCACACTAATACAAGTGGAAACAGGATATCCAACCTAAATTTCCAGAAATGACCTGTCTGTATATTTCACAAGCAACTGAACCCATTCCTCAGAtaaagaagaaagtaaaatgGTCAGAAAATATTCCATATTTGAACGTGTCAAATTTCTACCGAAATTATTACTACTGAAGAACATTAAAAGGCCACGACTTATTAAACTCATTATTTATTCAAGACACAATAGCAAAGCACCTATTCATCTGTATTCATACACAAATGACCCTGCATATGAAATCTGTTACCCACACAGACCACAGTATTGGCCAAGGCcatgagaaaaataaacactGATAGTACCTCAATATATCATTTTCCAGTTTTCTCGCTCTACTATCGAAGTCTTCCACTTTCAAATTGTACTGGTCAAATTTCGCAGATGCTTTAAGCTTATCGGGCAGGCTACAGAATACACCAGTAAGAAAATTAATGGTTGTGATATAACATATCTGAAACATGGAATCATGCATGTATGGTAAATATTAAGGGCTTTTAGGGAGCTTATTTCAGACTATCATAAGGTTCGTGCATGTGTTTGGTCAAGCTTATGAAGTAGCTAATGACTCTTCTATGAGGTCTTTTTGGCTTATTTCAGTATGCTTTGTAGTGAAGCTTGTACAAATAAGCTTGTTAATAAATGCTCAACTACGTTGTTCACTCATTGATCAAATTTCccatttaaaaaagaataaaaaaatcttacatGCTTTTGCTTCCAGGGGACATGATTGTGTCATTTCCTGTTTGAGAGATGGAACTGCATGCATCTCCTAACACTAATCTAGCAACAGAGTAGACCAAACTTTCATAATGCAACTTGACATCTGCAGAGAGAACTACAGCAGGAGGGGGATTAAGTAGTTGCTGCATAAGCTGTGTCGTCAACACAAGCCTTCTTTTGGACTTCATTGGCACATCTTCAATTAGTTCAGCTTCATCCTCAATCTAAAGTCATATACGAGCAGCATGAACTTCTAGTAGCAAATGAATTAACATATTTAGTTTAGATTGATTTAATTATGAACAAACCTTCTCAACCAA contains:
- the LOC108323906 gene encoding uncharacterized protein LOC108323906 isoform X2, producing METLDSAPSTPARTTDSEHQTPSPLPPSVLRLWRPQAQRNLRNQWSQLASLKNRWFSASSAGRSHATALVNSHLSQRYMPDMKLGVLSDMPGIRKRACLKLFKRQVGIVSDMINVSRSMKCFFKGSSSSPLLQFSYNSADQSDFGDAGDGGGIPVFTFYSITSHEKFAVELVQMFRLELCLKRLLVLEFMSIGYDTSEVKQLHWSTQLYDDEFKDLTDCNLYCEVTHEPVPPSFRDGKSDIASLRFDNQPNPEILQVYLTTWLAEANVDTLKVNEIFTVVGEEMHVSIV
- the LOC108323906 gene encoding uncharacterized protein LOC108323906 isoform X1; the protein is METLDSAPSTPARTTDSEHQTPSPLPPSVLRLWRPQAQRNLRNQWSQLASLKNRWFSASSAGRSHATALVNSHLSQRYMPDMKLGVLSDMPGIRKRACLKLFKRQELRRSKLLLCYKDMVGIVSDMINVSRSMKCFFKGSSSSPLLQFSYNSADQSDFGDAGDGGGIPVFTFYSITSHEKFAVELVQMFRLELCLKRLLVLEFMSIGYDTSEVKQLHWSTQLYDDEFKDLTDCNLYCEVTHEPVPPSFRDGKSDIASLRFDNQPNPEILQVYLTTWLAEANVDTLKVNEIFTVVGEEMHVSIV